In the Phaseolus vulgaris cultivar G19833 chromosome 7, P. vulgaris v2.0, whole genome shotgun sequence genome, one interval contains:
- the LOC137828350 gene encoding protein YLS7-like, with product MAWTPLKGSPRASSHPRPLSWIAVVVGALAVFLFCASWVLVSSPIGATVQGYFYSVGSSEKLDLPVSSGNEYSIDDGHLNTSLDQVNNKSPSENLQSSSISNEVSNDSEKEQTNTETNSQSDLTESTPVNLPMTEEVKQDPAVSSSGEPVTTVGDNVDVSNSSLPAQESADIANSSLPAQENSQIDSNSSETMPLAGSNSSNETDNIRMQEPAPVALINQSTVVSTASNETSPSSDDSRSTAVPASIEKQESTSPVGCDLYHGHWIHDPSGPLYSNNSCPVLTQMQNCQGNGRPDKDYENWRWKPSQCDLPRFDPKKFLEMMRGKTLAFIGDSVARNQMESMLCILWQVETPKNRGNHKMQRYYFRSSSVMIVRIWSSWLVKLISEPFDYAPDGVDKLHLDAPDEKLMEHIPNFDVVVLSSGHWFAKKSVYILNNEIVGGQLWWPDTSREMKVDSVKAYGISVETILTAIATIPNYKGLTIVRSYSPDHYEGGAWNTGGSCTGKVKPLAPGEGVENVHTNIMHEQQVTGFNRAVEKVTNGSKLRLMDITEAFQFRHDGHPGPFRSPDPNKITKRGPDGRPPPQDCLHWCMPGPVDTWNELVFEIIRREYEGGSAS from the exons ATGGCTTGGACTCCTCTCAAAGGTTCTCCCAGAGCGTCTTCCCATCCAAGGcctctttcttggattgcagttGTGGTAGGAGCACTGGCTGTTTTCTTATTTTGTGCTTCCTGGGTTCTTGTATCATCCCCAATTGGTGCCACGGTTCAGGGTTATTTTTATAGTGTAGGTAGTTCAGAAAAGTTAGATTTACCTGTGTCTTCAGGGAATGAGTATTCTATTGATGATGGTCACTTGAATACAAGTTTAGATCAGGTTAATAATAAATCTCCGTCGGAGAATCTGCAGTCTTCCTCAATTTCCAATGAGGTGTCTAATGATAGTGAGAAAGAACAAACTAATACTGAAACAAACTCGCAATCGGACTTGACTGAGTCTACTCCAGTAAACCTGCCAATGACCGAGGAAGTGAAACAAGATCCCGCAGTTTCTAGTTCAGGAGAACCAGTGACTACGGTTGGCGACAATGTGGATGTATCCAATAGTAGCTTACCTGCTCAAGAAAGTGCAGATATAGCCAATAGTAGCTTGCCTGCTCAAGAAAATTCACAAATTGATTCGAATTCAAGTGAAACTATGCCATTGGCAGGTTCCAACTCTTCCAATGAGACAGATAATATTAGAATGCAAGAACCTGCTCCGGTGGCTTTGATCAATCAGTCCACAGTTGTAAGTACCGCATCAAATGAGACCTCTCCGTCTTCTGATGATTCCAGATCAACTGCTGTTCCAGCTTCCATAGAGAAGCAAGAAAGCACATCTCCTGTAG GTTGCGATCTGTACCACGGACATTGGATACATGATCCATCGGGACCATTATACTCAAACAATTCATGCCCTGTATTGACACAGATGCAGAATTGTCAGGGTAATGGGAGGCCTGACAAGGATTATGAAAATTGGCGATGGAAGCCCTCTCAGTGTGACCTCCCACGGTTTGATCCCAAAAAATTTTTGGAGATGATGAGAGGGAAGACCTTGGCTTTCATTGGAGATTCAGTAGCCCGAAACCAGATGGAATCAATGTTGTGTATTCTGTGGcag GTAGAGACACCGAAGAATCGGGGAAATCATAAGATGCAACGATATTACTTTAGGTCCAGTTCTGTTATGATTGTCAGGATATGGTCCTCGTGGCTTGTAAAACTAATATCCGAACCATTTGATTATGCTCCAGACGGTGTAGATAAGCTCCATCTTGATGCCCCAGATGAGAAGTTAATGGAGCACATCCCAAACTTTGATGTGGtggttctttcttctggtcatTGGTTTGCCAAGAAGTCTGTGTATATTTTGAACAATGAGATAGTGGGGGGACAGTTGTGGTGGCCAGACACGTCTCGGGAGATGAAGGTTGACAGTGTTAAAGCTTATGGTATATCTGTTGAAACAATTCTAACTGCTATTGCTACCATTCCAAATTACAAAGGGCTTACAATTGTGCGTTCCTACTCACCTGACCATTATGAGGGTGGGGCATGGAACACTGGTGGATCATGCACCGGGAAGGTTAAGCCTCTTGCACCTGGTGAAGGGGTGGAAAACGTGCACACAAACATAATGCATGAGCAACAGGTGACAGGTTTCAACCGTGCTGTTGAAAAGGTGACAAATGGATCGAAGTTGAGGCTAATGGATATTACTGAAGCTTTTCAGTTCAGGCATGATGGTCACCCTGGCCCCTTCAGGAGTCCTGACCCAAATAAGATTACAAAACGTGGCCCTGATGGAAGGCCACCACCACAGGATTGCTTGCACTGGTGCATGCCAGGCCCTGTTGATACCTGGAATGAACTTGTGTTTGAAATTATTAGGAGAGAATATGAAGGTGGAAGTGCATCatga